TGGCCAATTCCTTTTCGGCTATGCGCTGTGCGGCCGTCGCGCCAACATTTCCGCCGCCTACTACTGTAATTTTCATGGGAATATCTCCTGTAACATTAAGAGGTGTAATTAATTTTTTCACGAAGGGACAAAGGGCATTATGCCAAAACCCTGGGTGATGTTGTGTTCAATAAGAGAAATATACTTTTATTTTTTTTTAAAAACAATTATAAGCGTTTTTGGGCAAAAAAAAACGGACTCAAGATTCTTGAGTCCGTTTTATGCTTTGCTGTTCCGTAATCTTTAAGCTTTTGCTTCCGGAACGGGGTACACGCTGACCTTTTTGCGTGTTTTGTCTTTGGGTTCGAACTTGACAACGCCGTCAATAAGCGAAAAGATCGTGTCATCGCTGCCGATCCCGACGTTTTTGCCGAGATGGAATTTAGTGCCGCGTTGGCGGACAATAATGTTACCGGCGAGCACTACTTCTCCGCTGTATCGTTTGACGCCGAGACGCTGGCCGTGGCTGTCACGCCCGTTCTTGGTGCTGCCTAGTCCTTTCTTATGTGCCATGGTATACTCCTTACTTTGAAATCGCGTTAACTTCAATTTCCGTAAAAGGCTGACGATGGCCTTTCTTCTTCTGGAAACCTTTTCGGCGGTATTTACGGAAGTGAATGACTTTGTCGTTCTGACCGTGGCTTAAAACGGTCGATTCTACTTTTGCACCTTTTACGGTAGGCGTGCCGATTTGGACGTCGCCATTTTCGGAAATCAAAAGGACGTTATCAAAAACGACCTTATCGCCGATTTCCGCTTCAGCAATGCGCGGGATAACGACTTTCTTTCCCGCTTCGCATTTGTACTGAAAACCTTTGATATCAACTACTGCGTACACTTTTTGCCTCCAAAACTCTGTTGGATTACAGTATTATAAATTAGGCTGCAAATATAGCGGGCGAATGCGTATAAAGCAAGGTTTTTTTTGAGTTTTTTGGAGGTATATTGTGAAGCAATTTACCGCAGAATCGTCTTCATCTTACGCTCGAGGTTGCCCTGCGCCCAAACTACATCGAAGTTCAGTTCCCCGAGCAAAATATCCTCTTCCGTTGTGATTTCAATCCGCCATTCCCCGGGCCAGATCGTCGTCTTGTAGGAAAACCCGCGATAGCCGCCTTCACGTCCGCCCTGAAGCAGGTAGCTTAGTTTTTCCTGCGAAATCCACTGCATCCGGCTTGGCTCATACCGCTGCCAGTCGTAGTAGATCGTTTTCTTCATCTCGGTTGGCGCGAAGATGGAGGTAAAACAAAACACCGTATCGCCCTGACGGTATTGATATACGCTGCTGGAATTTCGCCAAAACGCATACCATTCCGGCTTTTCAAACTGCAGCGAGTAGAGATAATCGCTTTTTGCAACGTGATGATAAATGCCGTAATGTTTCAGCGCCATCGGAACAGGGGGGATCCATCGCATAAAATAGAACACGTTGAGCAGGATATAAATGATGAGAATAACAAAAGACGATCTGAGAAATGATTTTTGCGTGACTTTTGATGTGCCGAAACAAACCACCGCCAAAACGACCAGCGTAAAAGCCAAACCCATTGCTCCACCTAAAAGAAATGTTTTCTGTCCCATTTCTTTGGTTATGATGGGGAGGAAAAAAATAAAAAACGACACGCAGGCGATAAAATACATTGCAAACTGGAGGTAAAGATAGTTAAATTTCTTTTTGTAAAATTCATTGATCAGCAGGAGAGCCATTAACCCTGCGATAAACAAAAACGATTTGAGTCCGGCGGAACTCTGGAAATAGAAATACACATGTTTACTGAAAAGCCCGCCCATAAAAAACTGGATGCCTGCCGTTATCCAATTAGCACGGCTCTCGAAAAAAGCGAAACGCAGACGGCCGCTTTCGATCAAATGCGACATGATGATCAAAATGCCCGCCAATACGACATAGGCAAGCAACTGATAGTTGTCCCGCATGACGTCAATGCGCTTAGGATTCAGATTATGCAGGATAAATCCAATAGCGAAATAGAATGGGCCGATGATGCCTTTGTGTTTTTGGTAGTATTGCCAAAGCCAACCGGCCGGCGCGAGAAACCGATGCATAGGATGTTGCTTTAGTTTTTAAATAACAGGTGATCGTACATAAAAGGCAAAAGATAAACAAGAAAATTCTTATTCAGTCCGATAAGTTGTATTGCGCCGAATGCAAAATTTGTATAAATTAATCACAGAAAATCATCGGTTACAGGGACCCCGAATGTATATACATTGTTTATACCTAATTATAATCTGGGTAACGTGTGTGAGTTTGCACGCGCAGGACATGAAGGTCGACGTGTCAACCAACCGAGACAGTCTCTCGATCGGGGAGACGCTCGTCTACTCCATAACGATAACGCACGGGCCGAAGGCAAAAATTTTAGGAGAACCCCGTGTTGATTTCAGCGAATTTGAATTAACGCAAATCAAGAAGTTAGAACCAACGGAACAAAACGGCCGGCTCATTGAAAAAACGGATTATCTTCTGACGACCTTCAATATCGACACTTATATGATCGCAGCGCCGAAAGTGCAATTTCTTTTCAATAAAGACACGCTCACGATCGAAGGCCAATCCAAACGCATCAGGGTAACCAGTTCCATTGATACCAGTTTCAAAGATATTCGCCCGGAGAAGCCGATCATTGAAGGAGAAATAAATTGGCGGCTGTTGGCGCTCTATCTGGTGTTGGCCTTAGCGTTGACCGGAGGGTTGGTTTATTTTGGAATAAAATTATACAAGAAATATCGTTATCGTAAATTACATCCTGCTCCCCGGGTTATTCCTGAAATCATTCGGTCTCCGGAGGAAATCGCACTGGAAGCATTAGACAAGCTTAAAGAAAAAGGGCTGGTTGAACAAGGGGAGTTCAAGCAATTCCACGTTGAGATATCCGATATTATCCGGGGATATGTCGAGAATAAATTTCATATTCCGGCGCTTGAGTCTACTACATCCGAACTCATAGGTGAATTTAGGAAAAAACGCGTCATTGAAGAGAACTTTGTCACGTTGCTGCGGCGATTTCTGGAAGTTTGCGATCTGGTTAAATTTGCAAAATATAAACCTTCAAACGAAGAGTGTCTGGAAGTATTTAACGAAGCACATAATTTAGTAAAGTATCGTCCGACGAAAAGTTAAAGTATGACACCATTGTTGATTTTATTTCAATACGTACGACAGTGCCGTTACTCATCCCATAATTAAGAGAGTCGATTATGACATTTGGTATTATTGTAAACGTTCAGAAAGAAAACGTGATTCCGATCCTGCCGAAATTTCTGGCATGGCTGATAGAAAAAAACTATGACTTCGTGGTGGATCAGGATGCGGAAAAAATATGTAAAGATAAAAAGCTTGCGAACAAGATCCCATTTGCAGAAGAAGAAGAATTGGCCAAGCAATCGGATTATCTTATTTCGTTCGGCGGGGACGGGACCCTGCTAATGACGGCGCGCCTGGCAGGGGATTCCGGTAAACCCATTCTTGGCGTGAATGTAGGTAAATTAGGGTTCTTGACGGAAGTAGAAACGAAGGAACTGGAACAGGCATTTGAACGCGTTAAAGCAAAGGATTATCATCTCGAACAACGCATGGTACTCGAGGCGCGTTGGGATTCCGAAGCGGCGTATGCTTTAAATGACTTTGTTCTTGTTCGCGGCGAGACAGTAAGGTTCATCAAAATCCGAACGGAGGTTGATGAGGCATTTCTCAATACATATATTGCAGATGGGTTGATTGTAGCGACGCCCACGGGTTCCACAGCCTATTCGCTTTCGGCCAACGGGCCGATATTGGCGCCAACCCTTGAAGCGATTATCATTAATCCCATCTGTCCGCACACATTGACCGCAAGACCGCTGGTGATCAATTCAGACCGAACTGTCAGGCTGACGTTGGAATCGCACGAGACCGTAAAACTAACCGCCGACGGCCATGAAGACGCGGACATTCACACTGGGACCTCAGTGACGATCAAGCAGGCCGCGCATAAAATTAACCTGATTCGATTTGGCGAACGAAATTTCTTTGAAGTTCTGCGGAATAAACTGCACTGGGGAGAAGACGTGAGGAATCAGTAACCAGTGAATAATGGATAATGTATAAGGCCAAGGGATTCCCTTCAGTATTAAACCACAGTTGTTTGTGGAGAGTGAGGAAATACATTCGCTGCTACCAGAGCCTACATAATAACAAAACAAGAAACGGGTTTTCAATTTGAAAAACCCGTTTTGTTATTGACAGTAATTGTGAGAAAATTTTAACTGCTCTTTGCCGGAGCGGTGTACGTGGCATCGCCAAAGGCCAACATCGGATAGAATACAACCCCGAGAAGAATCAATCCTACCGTGAAACCAGTACTCTTACCAAAGGACAGCGACAGGTTGTGAATAACTATTATGATAAATACAATTTGAAGAAGTGGTATGAGCATAAGCAAAAGCCACCACCAGGGCTTCCCTACAATTTCCAACAGAACGATAATGTTATAGATCGGGATAAGGCAAGCCCAGCCGGGTTTACCGGCTTTCGTGAAAATGATCCAGAGAGAAGCAATCATCAGTACGACAATCGCGAGATAAATTAATGCTATGATAACCATTTCCGTCTCCTCATTTTTATCACCTACTCATTTGGCTTTTCGGTTACGCCCCGTTATTTTTTAGTGGTATCTGGACTCCACTTTATATTTTTTAAAAACTGCTTCTTGGTTTGTAATCAAACTCACGCGACAGACGATGTTTCATCTAAGGAATGGAGAATTTCTTGAACCGATTTTGTAATTTTCGGCAAAACATTTTGTATGTCAGGTGAAAGATCAAGCTTCATCGGTTGAACCTTTTCAATGGAAACCGTGATAAGATGCACTTCAGGCATGTGGTTAAGGATTGCGGCTGACTCGACAAGGTCCTTCAGGCCGATATCGTGCGCGCTAAGGGCTTTGGGGAAATCGCTTGAAAACCGAGGCCGTATGATTCGTAAGGTTCCAGGTGGCTGTCCGTCCATCGTCGCGTCGATCATGATGATCTTTTTATAATGCTGCAGATATTCCAGCAAATGAAATCCGCCCGTTCCGCCATCCAGAAAATGAACGTTTTCAGGCCAGGTTTGTTTTTCCAGTTCACGTATAGCGTGAACCCCGGCGCCTTCATCGCCCATGAGAACATTGCCAATGCCTAATACAAGAATCTTCATAGATATTTCCACAAGGTGTGGCGCTTAGCGCGCGATGTGAAACCATGGAACCGCAATAGCGTATCGCTTGGTAAGACAGGTGTTTAAAAAGTAAGTTGTTTTGTTCGCAACCGCAATAATTAATTATTCTATGCAAAAACAGTTTGATTTATTCAAATCGATCTCCGCAGGTTCTACAAATTCACGTAGAAAGTTTTGTCTGCGTAAATCGGCGCTATCTGCGGGAAAATTTACAGTAGCTGAGTAGTTATCTCGCAGAAATTATTAAAAAAAAGGGCGAACTCTCGGTTCGCCCTATTATTTCGGCAGGATGACTACTTCTTTTCAATAAATTTCCAGCCGCCGCCCATGGAGGATAAAACGCCGCGGCCTTCGACGTAGTCATGATAAAAAACAAGATATACGTGGACCATTGAAAAAATAATAAAGAACCACATGGTCAAATGATGCCACTGGCGAACGGCAAAGTCGCCGCCCATCAGAGGAACGATCCACGCAAATAGATTAGGAAGGATAGCATCGCTCATCGCCGCATACATTCCAAAGCCGGTGATGCACTGGAACAGAAAGGCGATAAACGTTATGAAGTAGGTGAAGCTGGCGAGCGAATTATGTCCGATCGATTCGATCGGTTTGCTTTTGGCCTGGAGGATGTCGACCTTCAATACTTCCATAGCCTCCTGAAACTGTTCTTTCCTATGCAGGATGAAATTTCTCCATTGAGCGTATTTGTTGCCTGCAAAACCCCAATAGATCCTGAACATAAAATTGAAGAAGAACAGGAATGCGGCCGTGAAATGAATAAAACGCACCGTTCCAAACCAATAGCCGAAGGAAGCCTCCGAACCGCTTTGCAGAGCCGGAGGGCTGCCGATAATATATCCCGTTATGGCCAGCGCCGTCACACAGGCTCCGTTGAGCCAATGATAAAGGCGGACGGGGATCTGCCAAACGTAGACTCTGTTTAATGTTGCTGTATGCATACTTCATCTCCTAAAAGGTTTGGATTTGATGAACGTACGTACCCTTTTCATCATAGAGATGGACGGCGCATGCGATGCAAGGATCGAACGAATGAATCGTTCGTAATACCTCTAAGGGTTGTTCCGGATTCTTTATCGGCGTGCCGATCAGCGAAGATTCATACGCCGACATTTTACCTTCCGGATCCCGCGGCGAGGCATTCCATGTGCTCGGAACGACTAGCTGGTAATTATCGATCTTCTGATCTTTGATCACGATCCAATGCGCCAAAGCGCCGCGCGGCGCCTCGGTGAGACCGACGCCTTTTGCTTCTTTCGGCCAAGTGGCCGGTTCCCATTTTTCATTATTAAAGGTGCGCGTATCGCCGTTCTTGATATTGGTTAATAACTGCTGATAGAATTCCATTGACCATCCGGCAATCAGTTGCGTTTCAATTCCGCGTGCAGCCGTCCGTCCAAGCGTTGAGAATAAAGCGGCTACAGGCACATCGAGTTTCTTCAGCACAGCGCCGATGGTTTCCTGTACTTCTTTGTGTCCGGAACCGTATGCAACGAGCAGCCTTGCCAGCGGCCCGACTTCCATCGCGTTACCTTTCCATCGCGGCGTCTTCAGCCAGCTGTATTTGCTGTCCACATTCAAATAGTCGTACGGCGGTTTCGGCCCGGTATAATTGAATTTCGTTTCGCCATCCCATGGATGTTTACCCTTATCGTTGCCGTCGGAATATTCATACCATGAATGCTTGATGAACTCCTGTACCTGATCAATATTCTTTCCGTCCACTTCGTGAATTTCTGCCAGATTACGGTTGAGTATCGCGCCGCGAGGGAATTTGAATTTCGACAGATCGCCGTATCCGTTCATCGGCAGATCGCCGTACGACATATAATTTGACAATCCTCCGCCTATCGCGCCCCAATCCTTGTAGAACGAGGCCACGGCGAGCAGATCGGGGATATACACCTGTTCGACAAAAACTTTTGCATCTTCGAATAGTTTTCCGACATACGCCAGACGTTCGGCATTTAAAGCGTTTGAGTCGTCAATATTAATGGAGCACGGCGCGCCGCCGACAAGGTAATTCGGATGCGGATTTTTGCCGCCGAAGATCGTATGAACTTTTACGATCTCTTTTTGCCATTCAAGCGCTTCGAGATAATGCGCCACACCTATGAGATTCACTTCCGCCGGCAGTTTATACGCCGCATGGCCCCAGTAGCCGTTGGCAAAAATGCCGAGTTGGCCGCTGGTGACAAAAGCGGTGAGTCGTTTTTGCAGATCGGAGAAATAGGCCGGCGAACTCTTCGGCCAGTTGGAAATACTCTGCGCGATTTCCGATGTTTTTTTCGGATCGGCCTTTAATGCGCTCACGATATCCACCCAATCCAGCGCATGCAAATGATAGAAATGCACTACGTGATCCTGCAGATATTGCGCGCAGAACATAAGATTACGAATCAATTCCGCATTCGGCGGCACGGTGATTTTTAAGGCGTCTTCGACGGTTCGCACCGACGCCAGCGCGTGTACGGTGGTGCATACGCCGCACGCGCGTTCCGTAAAAGCCCACGCGTCACGCGGATCGCGGCCTTTCAGAATAAGTTCGAATCCCCGCACCATGGTGCCCGAACTGTAGGCATCCACGATTTTTCCGTCCTTCACTTCAACTTCAATACGAAGGTGTCCCTCAATGCGGGTGATGGGATCGATGACAATTCGATTTGCCATTAGGCACCTCCTTCTTTCTCTTTATGCGATTGCGCAATATGCTCTTTGATCTCTTTTCGTTTCTTGATGTTGGTCGTAACCGCATGCGCAGCCATTCCGGCTAACGTGGCGGCGCCCACGGCAACGCCGATCTTATCGGCGGTCGTTTCAATACCAAAGCCCGGGAACGAAGCCAGATGCTGATAGAACGGTCCGTTGTCCCAGAAATTAGCCTCGCTGCATCCGATACATCCGTGGCCGGACTGGATCGGATAGCTCACGCCGTTATTCCATCGCATCACGCCGCAGGCATTATAAGTAACGGGCCCGCGGCAGCCGACTTTGTACAAACAGTATCCGCGTTTTGCATTTTCATCATCAAACGATTCGACGAACAGGCCTGCGTCGTAATTTGGACGGCGGTAGCACGTGTCATGTACGCGTCTGGAATAAAACGCTTTCGGCCTGCCGAGCCCGTCGAGTTGCGGTATACGGTCAAATGCCAATAAGTGAACGATGGTTCCGGCCATGACTTCGCCGATCGGCGGACAGCCCGGAACATTGATGATCGCTTTGCCGCTAATGATTTTGTGTAATGGCGTTGCGCCGGTCGGATTCGGATTCGCTGCCTGAATACAACCGTTGGATGCGCAGCTTCCCCATGCCACGAGCGCTTTGGCGCCCTCCGCTGCCTCTTTGACGATATCGAGAGCCGTGCGGCCTCCTATACAGCAATACACGCCATTTTCTTCGGTCGGGATGGAACCCTCAACCAGCATCAGGTATTCGCCTTTGTGTTTTTTCATGGTTTCATGAAGCGCCGCTTCAGCCTGATGGCCTGCGGCCGCTTGCAGGGTCTCCGTATAATCGAGCGAAATTTTATCGAGCAGAATATCCGCCACGATCGGGTGAGAGGAACGTATAAAAGATTCGCTGCAGCAGGTGCATTCCTGGAAATGAAACCATACCACGGGAATTCGCGGTTTGGTTTCCAGAGCATGCACGACTCTGCCGAGCCCGCTGGCTTCCACTCCGATGAAAGCCGTCATCCAGCTGCAAAAGCGGATAAAATCGCGCCGAGAGTATCCTTCTTTCTGCATCTGTTCATAGATGGTGAGAGACTGGTCATTCATAGTGCCCTCGCTGTTTAGTATTAAAAAAATGTATGGAGGAATCAAAATATCAGGCAAACATTGCGAAACAGATATGATTAGGTTTCGCTCAGGTGTATATAAATTCAGCAATCGGCGTGCCGCAGATTAACAAACTGAAAAGATTCAACATAGAAAAAAACAACATTCGTCATGTACGGAAATCCGTTAAAGCTATTGCGGAATTCCGTCAGACGGGTTCTCCCCGCGTCGATGGAACAAATGGTTTAACGCTGGTTACGGAAACGGTAGCTTCTATAATGACCTTATCGCTTAGACGTGCTTCCTCATTTTCCTGAAGTACGATTTCAATGATATGGGGATCAACGCAGATTTTAGCCGCACGTTTCCCTTGTTCATCAAATGTTTCAACGACTTCGCCGGTAAACTGCAGGCTCTTTTTGGACGACTTGTCTTCCATAAGGTTGACTGTGATTGGAATTAATTACAATCAATTTATGTGCCCAAAAGTGAGCCTTGAAAAATGGAGAGATAGGTGTGGCGGCTCAGAAAAATTAACGGGAATTCGCAACTCCGGTGGCGGGAAAACGTTACGAAATGTACCGCGGAATTTCATTCCGCGACTTCGCGGATTACAAATCCGCGGTACAGAATCCCGAAGGGATTCCACCTCTATAGAAATGATTTAATGGGATTTCGTCCGACTCCGAAGGAGTCGCTGGGAATGGCTTGCAGTTTTCTTCAACCTCACCCTATCCCTCTCCTCGATCGAGGAGAGAGCACGTACTAAATGAAAAAGTACGTGCCCTTCTCCTTTGTAAGGAGAAGGGACAGGGTTGAGGTTGTATATCCACGGAGCGGAATGTCGCACCTTCGGGGCTTGAAAATTTGGTGTGACCGCAATTCTATACACATCACGCCGCGTCCCGGCTGAAATCAGCAGGAGCCTTGAATCCCGAAGGGACTCCACCTCTATAGAAATGATTTAATGGGATTTCGTCCGACTCCGAAGGAGTCGCAGGGATGATGCTCGTCTTTACTCCGTAATTTCTTCGTGTAATGAAGTTATTGTCGGATTTTGCTGATTCTTGTTCAAGCTTATAGAGTTTCATAAAGTAAGTTGAGTAGTCGCCTATTTTCTATAAACCACAAGAGACAGAATGGCGAATAGTATCATGATCACGCTTGCGCAGAACGTGAGTAAACCCCAGAGGAATTCATTTTGGGTCACGAAGACCTGGACTATACCATATCCAAGCAAAGGAAGTGCCATGATGAACAGAAGGATAGCCAGCGCCTTTAAAAAAACATCCATGCGCCGATTATGTGTATCCGAAAGCAGCCCTTGTGTGACTGTGATCAGGAGATACACGACGCCGCCGAGTACTGCGCCGAGGAACACGGTTCCGAAAATATTGCCCGCCAGGTCCTCGTTAAAATTTATTTTCAAAACAATCCAGATGAAAAAGAGGACGAGGTAAATAATAATGAGACGGGATGATGTATGAAGGAATTTATTCATTTGGTTGGTTGTTTATAAGTTTATCTTTGCCTAGAATTAACTATTTCGCCCCGGTAAAAGTTCATGCCGTTCCATGTAAAAGGAATCAGATCACCCCTCAGTTTTTTGATGTATTTGTCCGGTTCATCGAGCCACAGGCCGACCGAAAGGTCGTTCCCGTTATTTCTCAAACGGATCGGCATTTCGTACGCCGTGCCGGAAATGATTGCCTCCGCTTCCGCCGGATCACTCAGAAAATCAGACAGGGAGATCGACGGCATGACGGATGTCTTATCAATCTTTTCCATGGTGCCGTTTCGGAAAACAGAAAATTCTATTTGGTATGAGCAGAGAGGCCCGCATCCCTTTTCTACCGTTCCGATCAAAACACTGCCGTCTTCGATGTCCCAGTAACTCATGCGACGAGAGGTTTCACAATCGATACACTCAATATTCATGAGCCTTAGATTCTCGTCGATTGACGTGATCCGGAAGTGAGTTGCGACCGTTTGAAGTAGTGGAGGCATCGAAAGTTGCTTATATTCTAAAAGCATTTTTAACCCTTCTGTCATTTTTCTGAAATTGTTATTAAAAACAAAATATAATTCGATGCCCTTGAGTTCGTTTACCAATTTTCGAATCATCATCGAATCATGAGTGTCTGAGGTTTGGATAGAATGGTGAGTTGCGGTGGCCGCTTGAAGAGTCAATGCATTATATTTTTTGGTTGGTTTTTCGTCAAACCCGGCGGGCAGTCCGGTATCCTTTTGAGTAGCCCGGCTCGAAGAAATGAGGACAAAAATAATCCCTATGAGTATTATTTGCGAATTACGTTTCACGTTCTTTTTACCATACGAATAATAAAAAGCCGCCATCCTCAATACGAAATTGAGAATTGGCGGCGTAATCCTACCTATCTATATTAATGAGTAGACATTATTTTTTAGCGGCATATTTCCCAACTTCTTTTGCAACAGCCCCTTTCAGATCATCTACAACCGATTCCGGCGGAATATCTTTTGTGAATTCTTCAAAGGTACTGTAGGCCGACTTTACGGTCAGAGGTTTCGTAGCTGCTGTTGCATAAAGCGTCTTTATGGTATCGGACTTCTTTTTCCCTTTTTTCTCGATATTTTCCATGATCTTGATCTCGCACTTCATGGTCAATTTAATCGTCTTA
The sequence above is drawn from the bacterium genome and encodes:
- a CDS encoding 50S ribosomal protein L27 produces the protein MAHKKGLGSTKNGRDSHGQRLGVKRYSGEVVLAGNIIVRQRGTKFHLGKNVGIGSDDTIFSLIDGVVKFEPKDKTRKKVSVYPVPEAKA
- the rplU gene encoding 50S ribosomal protein L21, whose protein sequence is MYAVVDIKGFQYKCEAGKKVVIPRIAEAEIGDKVVFDNVLLISENGDVQIGTPTVKGAKVESTVLSHGQNDKVIHFRKYRRKGFQKKKGHRQPFTEIEVNAISK
- a CDS encoding DUF2914 domain-containing protein yields the protein MHRFLAPAGWLWQYYQKHKGIIGPFYFAIGFILHNLNPKRIDVMRDNYQLLAYVVLAGILIIMSHLIESGRLRFAFFESRANWITAGIQFFMGGLFSKHVYFYFQSSAGLKSFLFIAGLMALLLINEFYKKKFNYLYLQFAMYFIACVSFFIFFLPIITKEMGQKTFLLGGAMGLAFTLVVLAVVCFGTSKVTQKSFLRSSFVILIIYILLNVFYFMRWIPPVPMALKHYGIYHHVAKSDYLYSLQFEKPEWYAFWRNSSSVYQYRQGDTVFCFTSIFAPTEMKKTIYYDWQRYEPSRMQWISQEKLSYLLQGGREGGYRGFSYKTTIWPGEWRIEITTEEDILLGELNFDVVWAQGNLERKMKTILR
- a CDS encoding signal peptidase I → MVIIALIYLAIVVLMIASLWIIFTKAGKPGWACLIPIYNIIVLLEIVGKPWWWLLLMLIPLLQIVFIIIVIHNLSLSFGKSTGFTVGLILLGVVFYPMLAFGDATYTAPAKSS
- a CDS encoding hydrogenase maturation protease, whose product is MKILVLGIGNVLMGDEGAGVHAIRELEKQTWPENVHFLDGGTGGFHLLEYLQHYKKIIMIDATMDGQPPGTLRIIRPRFSSDFPKALSAHDIGLKDLVESAAILNHMPEVHLITVSIEKVQPMKLDLSPDIQNVLPKITKSVQEILHSLDETSSVA
- the cybH gene encoding Ni/Fe-hydrogenase, b-type cytochrome subunit — encoded protein: MHTATLNRVYVWQIPVRLYHWLNGACVTALAITGYIIGSPPALQSGSEASFGYWFGTVRFIHFTAAFLFFFNFMFRIYWGFAGNKYAQWRNFILHRKEQFQEAMEVLKVDILQAKSKPIESIGHNSLASFTYFITFIAFLFQCITGFGMYAAMSDAILPNLFAWIVPLMGGDFAVRQWHHLTMWFFIIFSMVHVYLVFYHDYVEGRGVLSSMGGGWKFIEKK
- a CDS encoding nickel-dependent hydrogenase large subunit, with product MANRIVIDPITRIEGHLRIEVEVKDGKIVDAYSSGTMVRGFELILKGRDPRDAWAFTERACGVCTTVHALASVRTVEDALKITVPPNAELIRNLMFCAQYLQDHVVHFYHLHALDWVDIVSALKADPKKTSEIAQSISNWPKSSPAYFSDLQKRLTAFVTSGQLGIFANGYWGHAAYKLPAEVNLIGVAHYLEALEWQKEIVKVHTIFGGKNPHPNYLVGGAPCSINIDDSNALNAERLAYVGKLFEDAKVFVEQVYIPDLLAVASFYKDWGAIGGGLSNYMSYGDLPMNGYGDLSKFKFPRGAILNRNLAEIHEVDGKNIDQVQEFIKHSWYEYSDGNDKGKHPWDGETKFNYTGPKPPYDYLNVDSKYSWLKTPRWKGNAMEVGPLARLLVAYGSGHKEVQETIGAVLKKLDVPVAALFSTLGRTAARGIETQLIAGWSMEFYQQLLTNIKNGDTRTFNNEKWEPATWPKEAKGVGLTEAPRGALAHWIVIKDQKIDNYQLVVPSTWNASPRDPEGKMSAYESSLIGTPIKNPEQPLEVLRTIHSFDPCIACAVHLYDEKGTYVHQIQTF
- a CDS encoding hydrogenase small subunit translates to MNDQSLTIYEQMQKEGYSRRDFIRFCSWMTAFIGVEASGLGRVVHALETKPRIPVVWFHFQECTCCSESFIRSSHPIVADILLDKISLDYTETLQAAAGHQAEAALHETMKKHKGEYLMLVEGSIPTEENGVYCCIGGRTALDIVKEAAEGAKALVAWGSCASNGCIQAANPNPTGATPLHKIISGKAIINVPGCPPIGEVMAGTIVHLLAFDRIPQLDGLGRPKAFYSRRVHDTCYRRPNYDAGLFVESFDDENAKRGYCLYKVGCRGPVTYNACGVMRWNNGVSYPIQSGHGCIGCSEANFWDNGPFYQHLASFPGFGIETTADKIGVAVGAATLAGMAAHAVTTNIKKRKEIKEHIAQSHKEKEGGA